A stretch of the Aegilops tauschii subsp. strangulata cultivar AL8/78 chromosome 4, Aet v6.0, whole genome shotgun sequence genome encodes the following:
- the LOC109780963 gene encoding chlorophyll a-b binding protein CP26, chloroplastic yields the protein MAALAPTKMLGTRLNFAGSSRYATAAPTAGAQKIVSLFDRFKKKPAPKPKPAPVATSSVGIDDELAKWYGPDRRIYLPNGLLDRSEVPEYLNGEVPGDYGYDPFGLGKKPEDFAKYQAFELIHARWAMLGAAGFIIPEALNKFGANCGPEAVWFKTGALLLDGNTLNYFGNSIPINLILAVVAEVVLVGGAEYYRITNGLEFDDKLHPGGPFDPLGLATDPDQAALLKVKEIKNGRLAMFSMLGFFIQAYVTGEGPFENLCAHLSDPFGNNLLTVISGAAERVPSL from the exons ATGGCGGCGCTCGCTCCGACGAAGATGCTCGGCACCCGGCTCAACTTCGCCGGCTCCTCCAGGTACGCCACAGCGGCACCAACTGCTGGCGCACAGAAGATCGTCTCCCTCTTTGATCGCTTCAAGAAGAAGCCTGCCCCGAAGCCGAAGCCCGCCCCCGTGGCCACCTCGAGCGTAGGCATCGACGACGAGCTCGCCAAGTGGTACG GCCCTGACAGGAGGATCTACTTGCCCAACGGACTCCTTGACCGGTCGGAGGTGCCGGAGTACCTCAACGGAGAGGTTCCCGGAGA CTACGGCTATGATCCTTTTGGTCTGGGCAAGAAGCCAGAGGACTTCGCCAA GTACCAGGCCTTTGAGCTCATCCATGCCAGGTGGGCCATGCTCGGCGCCGCCGGATTCATCATCCCCGAGGCGCTCAACAAGTTCGGCGCAAACTGCGGTCCCGAGGCCGTTTGGTTCAAG ACTGGCGCCCTTCTCCTTGACGGCAACACCCTCAACTACTTCGGCAACAGCATCCCCATCAACCTGATCCTCGCCGTCGTCGCCGAGGTCGTCCTCGTCGGAGGCGCCGAGTACTACAGGATCACCAACGGACTG GAATTTGATGACAAGCTCCACCCCGGTGGCCCATTCGACCCGCTCGGCCTCGCCACCGACCCCGACCAGGCGGCGCTGCTCAAGGTGAAGGAGATCAAGAACGGACGGCTGGCCATGTTCTCCATGCTGGGCTTCTTCATCCAGGCCTACGTCACCGGCGAGGGCCCCTTTGAGAACCTGTGCGCGCACCTCAGCGACCCCTTCGGCAACAACCTGCTCACCGTCATCTCCGGCGCCGCCGAGAGGGTGCCCAGCCTGTGA
- the LOC109780964 gene encoding uncharacterized protein, which yields MGAAKRSGAEKGLLWRLPEVTSRELGKIGPAFGLGIGCGAGAGVGFFGGAGLGYGFPGLTLGFGVGAGCGIGFGFGYGLGKGIAHDEKRRHSNVGKMFQETPNLPKDTIAGLFDELVVNTKKLATATSKQIEKWH from the exons ATGGGGGCGGCGAAGAGAAGCGGGGCTGAGAAGGGGCTCCTCTGGAGGCTGCCGGAGGTCACCTCAAGGGAGCTCGGCAAGATCGGCCCCGCCTTCGGGCTCGGCATCGGCTGCGGCGCTGGCGCCGGAGTCGGCTTCTTCGGCG GTGCAGGATTAGGTTATGGATTTCCTGGACTCACTTTAGGCTTCGGAGTTGGAGCTGGCTGCGGTATAGGATTTGGTTTTGGTTATGGCTTGGGCAAAGGAATTGCTCATGATGAAAAGAGAAGACATTCAAACGTTGGTAAAATGTTCCAGGAAACTCCAAATCTGCCTAA GGATACCATTGCTGGTTTGTTTGACGAGTTGGTTGTAAACACCAAAAAGCTTGCCACCGCAACTTCAAAACAGATTGAAAAATGGCACTGA